The Bacteroidales bacterium genome includes a region encoding these proteins:
- a CDS encoding MBL fold metallo-hydrolase yields MKIKSFVFNSFQENTFVVHDASGEAFIIDPGCSTPDEQKKLREYVVDNHLHPLAVVLTHGHIDHILGVPFCVNEWHVPVWIHPADGFLYRQAVAYAQIFGLTISSMPDPERMLDEGEVLRCGEECLEVLHVPGHSPGGIALYSRAGQVLFPGDILFSGSIGRSDLPGGDHQLLVDGIRRKLLVLPESTVVWPGHGPSTTIGEEKAGNPYL; encoded by the coding sequence ATGAAAATCAAATCTTTCGTTTTCAATTCTTTCCAGGAAAACACCTTTGTAGTACATGATGCTTCAGGAGAAGCATTCATTATTGATCCCGGATGCAGTACACCGGATGAACAAAAAAAGCTCAGGGAGTATGTGGTCGACAACCATCTGCATCCTTTGGCAGTTGTTCTTACCCATGGCCATATTGACCATATTCTTGGTGTGCCTTTCTGTGTAAACGAATGGCATGTGCCGGTATGGATACATCCGGCAGATGGTTTCCTCTACCGGCAGGCTGTTGCCTATGCACAGATTTTTGGGCTCACAATCAGTTCCATGCCTGATCCAGAAAGGATGCTGGATGAAGGAGAGGTGCTGAGGTGCGGGGAGGAGTGCCTCGAGGTACTTCATGTGCCCGGTCATTCGCCCGGGGGAATTGCTTTGTACAGCCGGGCCGGACAGGTTCTTTTCCCGGGGGATATTCTTTTCAGCGGCAGTATCGGACGAAGCGACCTTCCGGGAGGCGACCATCAGCTTCTGGTGGATGGAATCCGACGGAAATTGCTTGTTTTGCCGGAGAGTACAGTAGTGTGGCCCGGTCATGGGCCTTCTACTACTATAGGAGAAGAAAAAGCCGGGAATCCCTATTTGTAA
- a CDS encoding protein-L-isoaspartate(D-aspartate) O-methyltransferase: protein MRDDFRHKGLRNKLVQHLRGKGITDEAVLKAIGTVPRHLFMESSFIRFSYADKAFPIGAGQTISQPYTVAFQTQLLEVERFQKVLEVGTGSGYQTAVLLELGAIVYTIERQRELFLKTQSFLPLLGYKAYFFFGDGYEGLPAYAPFDRILVTAAADKIPQNLVLQLKPGGRMVVPVGNDKLQTMTLIEKFTDEDIRITEHGTFSFVPMLPGRVS, encoded by the coding sequence ATTCGGGATGACTTCAGGCATAAAGGCCTGCGCAACAAGCTGGTGCAGCATTTACGAGGAAAGGGAATTACGGATGAGGCGGTACTGAAAGCTATCGGTACTGTTCCCCGGCATCTTTTCATGGAAAGCAGTTTCATCAGGTTTTCATATGCCGACAAGGCATTTCCCATAGGTGCCGGCCAGACAATCTCCCAGCCCTATACGGTTGCTTTTCAGACCCAGCTTCTGGAGGTAGAACGCTTTCAGAAAGTGCTTGAAGTAGGCACAGGGTCAGGGTACCAGACCGCCGTGCTTCTGGAACTGGGTGCCATCGTGTACACCATTGAGCGCCAGAGGGAACTGTTTCTGAAAACCCAGTCTTTTCTGCCTCTGCTTGGTTACAAGGCCTACTTCTTTTTTGGCGACGGCTACGAAGGATTGCCGGCTTATGCCCCTTTTGACCGGATTCTGGTAACGGCTGCTGCCGATAAAATACCGCAGAACCTGGTTCTCCAGCTTAAACCGGGCGGTCGCATGGTGGTCCCTGTGGGAAACGACAAACTCCAGACCATGACACTGATAGAAAAATTTACGGATGAAGATATCCGGATTACCGAACACGGAACCTTTTCGTTTGTTCCTATGTTGCCCGGTAGGGTAAGCTGA